In Vibrio alginolyticus NBRC 15630 = ATCC 17749, one genomic interval encodes:
- a CDS encoding helix-turn-helix domain-containing protein, which translates to MIAWKQSLPEYEWLIHQVWYLEVPEGEVIDPKPHLIPNPRAHLLFTPPEQGYSYDTGHTKLAGKGCHLLMANEHLLLLEDTAPIKRIGITFRPEGFYAIESRFSDASQVSAINQCEWFDWLNAAFDERFQQGLWQLELQGSSQCLLNYIKQHLDALDIEPCRTKPFLASQKAVSVMDAQALRSPELAMDIDEIAKQCACSRRTLERSFKQVVGLSVKQYQQMARLEQMILTLYKQQEAIDWASFSQQFGFSDQSHLIRTLKHQLRKTPSKYLKKRDLTIDIYGDFES; encoded by the coding sequence ATGATAGCTTGGAAACAGTCTCTGCCAGAGTACGAATGGCTCATTCATCAAGTTTGGTACTTGGAAGTGCCAGAGGGTGAAGTCATTGACCCCAAGCCGCACCTTATCCCAAACCCGCGTGCTCATTTACTCTTTACGCCACCAGAGCAAGGCTACAGCTACGACACGGGACACACAAAGCTTGCTGGCAAAGGCTGCCACTTGTTAATGGCTAACGAACATTTACTGTTGTTGGAAGATACGGCTCCCATCAAGCGTATTGGTATCACCTTTCGCCCAGAGGGTTTTTATGCCATTGAATCACGGTTTAGTGATGCATCCCAAGTTAGTGCAATTAACCAATGCGAATGGTTTGATTGGCTTAACGCGGCGTTTGATGAGCGCTTTCAACAAGGCTTATGGCAGTTAGAGTTGCAAGGTTCATCGCAATGTTTGCTGAACTACATCAAACAACATTTAGATGCGTTAGATATCGAACCTTGCCGTACCAAACCGTTTTTGGCGTCACAAAAAGCGGTATCCGTGATGGACGCTCAAGCGCTACGTTCACCTGAGTTAGCGATGGATATTGATGAGATAGCCAAACAGTGCGCCTGTTCTCGCAGAACGCTTGAGCGCAGTTTCAAACAAGTGGTGGGGTTGAGCGTTAAGCAGTATCAACAAATGGCGCGTCTGGAGCAGATGATTTTGACTCTCTACAAGCAACAAGAAGCGATTGATTGGGCGAGTTTCTCACAACAATTTGGTTTCAGTGACCAATCGCATTTGATTCGTACCCTCAAACATCAGCTAAGAAAAACGCCGAGCAAATACCTGAAAAAACGTGACTTAACCATCGATATCTATGGCGATTTTGAGTCGTAA
- a CDS encoding AraC family transcriptional regulator has protein sequence MRVDYHQRLVPVIRYLEQHFNEPLNLPEVAALANLSPYHFHRTFKAVQGETLADFIRRLRLEAAADDLFKSKQPVLNIALEYGFSSSQSLAKAFKQHYGVTPTAFRDCENYQQFSELARNSKIGHTLRKNGNEVTPSDSYTGSELTKWSMTMETQNFEKAKLAYIRVNGPYGQGYEEPSGRLYQWAGMKGLAGNTCIFIYHDNPEITPDEKCRTDICLMVPEDTEVPKGIELQDFPGGQYAVMRQHITDPSQYSKAWDDVMSKVIESGIENDDRPCFELYHSFDPQTHHADVSFCTAIK, from the coding sequence ATGCGCGTCGACTACCACCAACGACTGGTTCCTGTGATTCGTTATTTAGAACAACACTTTAATGAACCACTCAATCTGCCAGAAGTGGCCGCGCTGGCGAACCTTTCTCCTTATCACTTTCATCGCACCTTCAAAGCCGTGCAAGGCGAGACATTGGCTGATTTCATTCGACGTTTGCGTCTAGAAGCCGCCGCCGATGACTTATTCAAATCCAAGCAACCGGTATTAAACATTGCCTTAGAGTACGGATTTTCTAGCTCACAGAGCTTAGCCAAAGCCTTCAAGCAACATTATGGCGTTACACCTACGGCCTTTCGCGACTGCGAAAACTACCAGCAGTTTTCTGAATTAGCACGAAACAGCAAGATTGGACACACGTTGCGCAAGAATGGAAACGAAGTAACACCAAGCGATTCATATACTGGCTCTGAACTCACCAAATGGAGCATGACAATGGAAACGCAAAACTTTGAAAAAGCAAAACTGGCTTACATTCGCGTAAACGGCCCTTACGGCCAAGGCTATGAGGAGCCATCAGGTCGCTTGTATCAATGGGCAGGAATGAAAGGTTTGGCAGGCAATACCTGCATCTTCATCTACCATGACAATCCAGAAATCACGCCAGACGAGAAGTGTCGCACTGATATCTGCTTGATGGTGCCAGAAGATACGGAAGTTCCAAAAGGCATTGAGCTGCAAGACTTCCCCGGTGGTCAATATGCGGTGATGCGCCAGCACATTACTGACCCGAGCCAATACTCAAAAGCATGGGATGATGTCATGAGCAAGGTAATTGAATCCGGTATTGAGAACGACGACCGTCCTTGCTTTGAGCTTTACCACAGCTTCGACCCACAAACGCACCATGCAGACGTTAGCTTCTGCACCGCCATCAAATAA
- a CDS encoding organic hydroperoxide resistance protein: protein MTTLYKTQATALAGRDGQVKTDDGLLDLELSYPKEMGGTGAATNPEQLFAAGYSACFSNAILHVAREGKVNLKSAPVTAEVGIGPNDNGGFALTVSLAVELDMPQEQALELTRIAHQVCPYSNAVRGNIDVAVTVNGEAI, encoded by the coding sequence ATGACTACTCTATACAAAACTCAAGCTACCGCTTTGGCTGGTCGTGATGGTCAAGTAAAAACTGATGACGGTCTTCTCGATCTAGAGCTGTCATACCCGAAGGAAATGGGCGGCACAGGCGCAGCAACTAACCCAGAACAGCTTTTTGCAGCGGGTTATTCGGCATGTTTTTCTAACGCGATTCTGCATGTAGCTCGTGAAGGTAAAGTAAACCTGAAAAGTGCACCCGTAACAGCGGAAGTGGGCATTGGTCCGAACGATAACGGCGGCTTTGCATTAACAGTGAGCCTAGCGGTAGAGCTAGACATGCCACAAGAACAAGCGCTAGAGCTAACGCGCATTGCACACCAAGTTTGCCCATACTCAAACGCAGTTCGTGGCAACATTGATGTAGCAGTAACGGTAAACGGCGAAGCGATTTAA
- a CDS encoding MarR family winged helix-turn-helix transcriptional regulator: MSQCYTDNTMTDDDKLLLENQVCFPLYSAANAVIRAYRPLLDELDLTYSQYLVMMVLWEKDGASVKELGSQLHLDSGTLTPLLKRLEAKGYVERGRSETDERVRVLNLTKQGRDLKEQAKSVPNAMMCKITLELDEMIMLKKLCGKVLDNLS; the protein is encoded by the coding sequence ATGAGCCAGTGTTACACCGACAACACCATGACCGACGACGATAAACTCTTACTCGAAAACCAAGTCTGCTTCCCGCTCTACAGCGCAGCAAATGCAGTGATCCGAGCGTACCGCCCGTTGCTGGACGAGCTTGATCTGACTTATTCGCAGTACTTAGTGATGATGGTGTTGTGGGAGAAAGATGGTGCCAGTGTGAAAGAGTTGGGGTCACAACTGCATTTGGACTCAGGCACACTCACACCGCTGCTTAAACGCTTAGAAGCAAAAGGCTATGTAGAGCGTGGTCGCAGTGAAACCGATGAACGCGTTCGCGTACTCAACCTAACCAAGCAAGGTCGTGACCTTAAAGAACAAGCTAAGTCGGTGCCAAATGCCATGATGTGTAAAATCACATTAGAGCTGGATGAAATGATCATGCTGAAGAAGCTGTGCGGCAAAGTGCTCGACAATCTGAGCTAA
- the ahpC gene encoding alkyl hydroperoxide reductase subunit C: MINTQIKPFAATAYKNGEFVEVTEQDVLGKWAVFFFYPADFTFVCPTELGDLADHYEELQKRGVEVYSVSTDTHFTHKAWHDSSDTIGKIQYYMLGDQTGNITNNFGVMREGQGLADRATFLIDPEGTIQAMEITAEGIGRDAEDLLRKVKAAQYVAAHPGEVCPAKWKEGEETLAPSLDLVGKI, from the coding sequence ATGATTAATACTCAAATCAAACCATTTGCAGCTACAGCGTACAAAAACGGTGAATTCGTTGAAGTAACAGAACAAGACGTTCTAGGTAAATGGGCAGTATTCTTCTTCTACCCAGCAGACTTTACGTTTGTATGTCCAACAGAACTGGGCGACCTAGCAGACCACTACGAAGAGCTACAAAAACGTGGCGTAGAAGTTTACTCAGTATCAACTGACACACACTTCACTCACAAAGCATGGCACGACAGCTCAGACACAATCGGTAAGATTCAGTACTACATGCTTGGCGACCAAACAGGCAACATCACAAACAACTTCGGTGTGATGCGTGAAGGTCAGGGTCTTGCAGACCGTGCAACGTTCCTAATCGACCCAGAAGGTACTATCCAAGCAATGGAAATCACTGCTGAAGGTATCGGTCGTGACGCAGAAGACCTACTACGCAAAGTGAAAGCAGCTCAATACGTAGCAGCACACCCAGGCGAAGTTTGCCCAGCTAAATGGAAAGAAGGTGAAGAGACACTAGCTCCATCACTAGACCTAGTTGGCAAAATCTAA
- the ahpF gene encoding alkyl hydroperoxide reductase subunit F: MLDQAIQQQLKQYLANVKEEVRLVVSLDESKASNDILSLANQIAEMSDLITVERDDNASARKPVMAVTNPAKGTALRFAGLPMGHEFTSLVLALLHSGGHPIKLEPEVIEQIAALDKDLDVEIFISLSCQNCPDVVQAFNMMAAINPKVKATMIDGALFQDEVKQRDIMAVPSVFVNGELFGQGRMSLTEILNKVDDGASEKAAKALSEKDPYDVLVVGGGPGGSAAALYAARKGIRTGVVAKRFGGQVMDTMAIENFISVKRTEGPKLATDLAEHLKEYDVDVVTEQQAEKLMGATHTEDGLIHIQLESGATLKSKSVILSPGARWREMNVPGEQEYRNKGVAYCPHCDGPLFKGKKTAVIGGGNSGIEAAIDLAGIVEHVTVLEFADVLRADQVLIDKANSLPNVDIITMAQTTEVVGDGTRVTSLKYKDRNTDEIKEIELSGIFVQIGLVPNTEWLKDSEVALSERGEIEVGSRGDTSLEGVFAAGDATTVPYKQIIIAMGEGAKASLGAFDYLIRKQG, translated from the coding sequence ATGTTAGACCAAGCGATCCAACAACAACTCAAACAATATCTGGCTAATGTAAAAGAAGAAGTTCGTTTAGTGGTTAGTCTAGATGAAAGCAAAGCATCGAATGACATTTTGTCTCTAGCGAACCAAATCGCAGAGATGAGCGACCTAATCACCGTTGAACGTGACGACAACGCAAGCGCACGTAAACCAGTGATGGCGGTAACTAACCCAGCAAAAGGCACAGCACTACGCTTTGCAGGCTTGCCAATGGGTCACGAATTTACCTCTCTAGTATTGGCACTGCTTCACTCTGGCGGTCACCCAATCAAACTAGAACCAGAAGTGATTGAGCAAATCGCAGCACTAGACAAAGATCTAGACGTAGAAATCTTCATTTCACTGTCGTGTCAAAACTGTCCGGACGTGGTTCAAGCGTTCAACATGATGGCGGCGATCAACCCGAAAGTAAAAGCAACCATGATCGACGGTGCACTCTTCCAAGATGAAGTGAAACAACGCGACATCATGGCCGTACCAAGCGTATTCGTGAACGGTGAGCTATTCGGTCAAGGCCGTATGTCTCTGACTGAAATCCTAAACAAAGTGGATGACGGCGCGAGCGAGAAAGCCGCGAAAGCACTGAGCGAAAAAGACCCATACGATGTACTTGTTGTCGGCGGTGGTCCTGGTGGTAGCGCAGCTGCACTATACGCTGCTCGTAAAGGTATTCGTACTGGCGTTGTTGCTAAACGCTTTGGTGGTCAGGTTATGGACACCATGGCAATCGAGAACTTCATTTCGGTGAAACGCACTGAAGGTCCAAAACTAGCAACTGACCTAGCAGAACACCTAAAAGAATACGACGTAGACGTCGTGACTGAGCAACAAGCTGAGAAGCTAATGGGTGCAACACACACAGAAGACGGCTTGATTCACATCCAACTTGAAAGCGGCGCAACGCTGAAGAGTAAGAGTGTCATCCTTAGCCCTGGTGCACGCTGGCGTGAAATGAACGTTCCGGGTGAGCAAGAGTACCGCAACAAAGGCGTCGCGTACTGCCCACACTGTGACGGTCCACTGTTCAAAGGCAAAAAAACTGCGGTTATCGGTGGTGGTAACTCAGGCATCGAAGCAGCTATCGACCTTGCTGGTATCGTAGAACACGTAACGGTTCTTGAATTCGCAGACGTACTTCGCGCAGACCAAGTGCTTATCGACAAAGCGAACTCACTACCAAACGTAGACATCATCACGATGGCACAAACTACAGAAGTGGTGGGTGACGGTACTCGCGTAACAAGCTTGAAGTACAAAGACCGCAACACAGATGAAATCAAAGAGATTGAACTGTCAGGTATCTTTGTTCAAATCGGTCTAGTACCGAACACAGAATGGCTAAAAGATTCAGAAGTAGCGCTATCTGAGCGCGGCGAAATCGAAGTCGGTAGCCGTGGCGATACTAGCCTAGAAGGTGTGTTCGCAGCGGGTGACGCAACAACCGTTCCTTACAAACAGATCATCATTGCGATGGGTGAAGGTGCAAAAGCAAGCTTAGGCGCATTTGACTACCTAATCCGTAAGCAAGGCTAA
- a CDS encoding VOC family protein gives MIQLEHINLVVKDIPEMLKFYQTAFPHWYVRDEGKGEWSGKPRNWLHFGDEYQYIAMSDHGEGENRELSGHQVGLAHFAYVTNNVDAIIKRLTDAGYPIAQPGADEPYRKNVYFVDPAGFEIEFVEYLADDPKLRNLTS, from the coding sequence ATGATCCAACTAGAACATATTAACTTAGTCGTGAAAGATATCCCTGAAATGCTGAAGTTTTACCAAACTGCATTTCCACATTGGTACGTGCGTGATGAAGGTAAAGGCGAATGGAGTGGCAAACCAAGAAACTGGCTACATTTTGGCGACGAGTATCAATACATAGCCATGAGTGACCATGGCGAAGGAGAAAACCGCGAGTTGAGCGGGCACCAAGTTGGGCTAGCGCATTTTGCTTATGTGACCAACAACGTCGATGCAATCATCAAAAGACTAACCGATGCAGGTTATCCGATTGCCCAACCTGGTGCTGATGAACCATATCGCAAAAATGTGTATTTTGTTGACCCTGCAGGTTTTGAGATTGAATTTGTTGAATACCTGGCGGATGACCCAAAACTTCGTAACCTGACAAGCTAA
- a CDS encoding CAP domain-containing protein: protein MPTKILVPALALLLSACGGDGESSAPAESGSQNTGSTSSQGTFAEQMLAAVNSARSTTQQCGATTMPPVGALTWSYDLESAAYRHSSDMANSDFMSHTGSDGSKMSDRVNATGYAWSAIGENVAVGQSSINAVVNAWLSSEGHCLNIMSADFDQMGASLVENHSARYGYYWTQVFAKQR from the coding sequence ATGCCAACTAAGATCTTAGTGCCTGCTTTGGCCCTACTTCTCAGCGCATGTGGCGGCGATGGGGAGTCGTCAGCCCCAGCAGAAAGCGGCTCACAAAACACAGGTTCCACATCGTCACAAGGCACATTTGCCGAGCAGATGCTTGCAGCGGTCAACAGCGCCCGCTCTACTACACAACAGTGTGGTGCAACCACCATGCCACCTGTTGGGGCCCTGACTTGGAGCTACGATTTGGAAAGCGCCGCTTATCGACATTCAAGCGACATGGCGAACAGCGATTTCATGAGCCACACAGGCTCTGATGGCAGCAAAATGTCAGATCGAGTTAACGCAACGGGCTATGCTTGGAGCGCCATTGGTGAGAATGTCGCCGTAGGGCAAAGCAGCATTAACGCCGTCGTTAATGCTTGGTTATCGAGTGAAGGTCACTGCCTTAATATCATGAGTGCGGATTTTGATCAGATGGGCGCGTCGCTTGTCGAAAATCACTCTGCACGCTACGGGTATTACTGGACTCAGGTTTTTGCCAAACAGCGCTAA
- a CDS encoding LysR family transcriptional regulator has protein sequence MDKIRSLRFFIATLDGGSFAAAAKVYGTDPSTVSKAIHRLESDLGIQLFQRSTRQSRLTEAGRRYANTARFVLEELAACEDSLKSHNDALSGQLKINVPVSYGRLYIRPLLKEFCRRYPNITIDIHYDDAYVDIIEQGIDVSIRSGVVHDSQLIVRQLSPIDFIICASQDYLARHGVPSGPDVFNDHSWVRFRFKQTGKLLPIRMPEPDGASEYDPERNYIVNDGESMAELCAEGLGLTQIPHFIARDWLKAGRLVPIFPSMRQAGNGVYLLYANREYVPARVRVFIDFITQAIQDMDETPFHTWAETLPIYRPNQGD, from the coding sequence ATGGATAAGATACGGTCCCTACGATTTTTTATTGCCACTTTAGATGGCGGTAGTTTTGCTGCGGCTGCCAAAGTGTATGGCACTGACCCTTCGACCGTGAGTAAAGCCATACATCGTCTTGAAAGCGATTTGGGTATACAGCTTTTTCAACGTTCTACGCGACAGAGCCGCCTGACAGAAGCTGGTCGTAGGTACGCAAATACTGCTAGGTTTGTACTGGAGGAGCTGGCGGCATGTGAGGATTCATTAAAAAGTCACAATGATGCGCTTTCAGGGCAGCTTAAGATTAATGTGCCAGTCTCGTACGGTCGCCTCTATATTCGTCCTTTATTAAAAGAGTTTTGTCGCCGCTACCCTAACATCACTATCGATATTCATTACGATGACGCCTACGTTGATATTATTGAGCAAGGTATTGATGTGTCGATTCGCTCTGGTGTCGTTCACGATAGTCAATTGATTGTGCGTCAGCTGAGCCCTATCGATTTTATCATTTGTGCCAGTCAGGATTACTTAGCGCGCCATGGTGTTCCGAGTGGCCCGGATGTATTCAATGACCATTCTTGGGTTCGTTTTCGTTTTAAACAAACGGGGAAACTGTTGCCGATTCGGATGCCAGAACCAGACGGTGCGAGTGAATATGACCCCGAAAGAAACTATATTGTAAATGACGGTGAATCCATGGCAGAGCTTTGCGCAGAAGGCTTAGGATTAACTCAGATTCCTCATTTTATCGCGAGAGACTGGCTTAAAGCGGGGCGTTTAGTGCCGATATTTCCAAGCATGCGCCAAGCAGGAAATGGCGTGTATCTTCTCTATGCCAACCGGGAATATGTGCCTGCCCGAGTGAGGGTGTTCATCGATTTTATCACTCAAGCAATACAGGATATGGATGAAACGCCATTCCATACTTGGGCTGAAACGTTGCCGATTTATCGACCGAACCAAGGCGATTGA
- a CDS encoding DJ-1/PfpI family protein has protein sequence MGKNGLKNALQLLIATLVLFFGMLQTAHAADKRIGILVYDGVLTSDVTAPLEVFGVASRLTWFSDYDVLTISVSDQKTITTEEGLKIGVDAWIGDLPELDVLVLTSSYDMDALIENKDLIHFIKTTSKAADWMASNCSGAYLLAEAGLLNGKKATTWAGGENGFQRDYPAVKVQVDQNFVIDDGVITSNGSLVSYQAALKLLHLMTSESKAQEVADAIQYSRFSNQPF, from the coding sequence ATGGGTAAAAACGGATTGAAGAATGCACTACAACTATTGATAGCGACACTAGTCCTATTCTTTGGGATGCTTCAAACAGCACATGCCGCAGATAAACGAATTGGTATTCTGGTTTACGATGGCGTACTGACCTCTGATGTTACTGCTCCTTTAGAGGTTTTTGGCGTCGCAAGTCGTCTCACTTGGTTTAGTGATTATGACGTGCTCACCATTTCCGTCTCAGATCAGAAAACCATCACCACTGAAGAAGGATTAAAAATTGGTGTGGATGCTTGGATTGGTGATCTGCCGGAACTCGACGTATTGGTTTTAACATCCAGCTATGACATGGATGCACTAATCGAAAATAAAGATCTCATTCACTTTATTAAAACTACCTCAAAGGCGGCAGATTGGATGGCAAGTAATTGCTCTGGCGCGTATTTGTTAGCCGAAGCTGGCCTTTTAAACGGCAAAAAAGCAACAACTTGGGCCGGAGGTGAAAACGGCTTTCAAAGAGATTACCCAGCAGTCAAAGTACAAGTCGACCAGAATTTTGTCATTGATGATGGCGTTATCACTTCGAACGGTAGCCTAGTTAGCTATCAAGCTGCTCTTAAGCTACTTCACCTTATGACTTCAGAGTCTAAAGCTCAGGAAGTCGCAGATGCCATCCAGTACTCACGCTTTTCCAACCAACCATTTTAA
- a CDS encoding sigma-70 family RNA polymerase sigma factor has protein sequence MWQTQRALQTFYLNAMEKHKRYEALTKDRYQEIYRLAYWLCKDHHLAQDLAQETFLKAWRFFDKLNDPNAAKSWLITILRRENARRFDRKQYDFVDIDECAIQTKTYPGSDYDMAQDWLQKQMMILEPKYREPLLLSLVAGLNHDEIAQALRLNHNTVATRLFRARNQIIAQKESH, from the coding sequence ATCTGGCAGACACAACGTGCTCTCCAAACTTTTTATCTTAATGCTATGGAAAAACATAAACGTTACGAAGCACTGACGAAAGATCGATACCAAGAGATTTACCGTCTCGCGTATTGGTTATGCAAAGATCACCACCTTGCTCAAGATTTAGCGCAAGAAACCTTTCTGAAAGCGTGGCGATTCTTTGATAAATTAAATGACCCCAACGCCGCGAAGTCTTGGCTCATTACTATTTTGCGTCGTGAGAATGCTCGGCGCTTTGATAGAAAACAGTACGATTTTGTCGACATTGATGAGTGTGCAATACAGACAAAAACCTACCCTGGCAGTGACTACGACATGGCCCAAGATTGGCTTCAAAAACAAATGATGATTCTCGAACCCAAATACCGAGAGCCGTTGCTCTTGAGCTTAGTGGCTGGGTTGAATCATGATGAAATTGCCCAAGCCTTGAGGCTCAACCACAACACAGTGGCGACTCGATTATTCAGAGCGCGTAATCAGATCATCGCACAGAAGGAGAGTCATTAA